TCATTGACTCTCACATATTATTGtattcctcctttttctctcacAACATAGGGTGTCCTCAAAGTTTAGTGGAAAGAGATGATTCTGAATCATGGTAATATAAAGTTAAACAAGATTAATAAAAAGTCATTAGCAGACAAACGGCATGATTATCTTAGCcttgctctttattttttatatacattttctgcTTCCCACCTACTTCCTCTTTTACCAATTTATATTACAATTGTTTAGGGCAATGTTCCACACATAAGGATTTGTTGGTGTTAAAGCTCACCTCGGTAAACTCAAGGAAAAAATACAATTTGAGCGTATATTTTGATGccttccatgaagcagggaaaACCAGTCCATTGCAGGCGCCTCAGTCCTCTCACATAAGAGTGGACTCGTCATTAGTTGTTCCAAGAAGTTCTTTCGATTTGGGGATCCTCCCAGACCTAGCTCCCTTGATTTTGAGCCATTTCTCTTGTCTCTTAAGATCTGTTTAGTTTTGGGTAGTGCAATTTCCTTAATGTGTAAGCaaggtgatggatggatggatgaatagatggatggatggatggatggatggatggatggatggatggatagatagatggatgaatagatggatggatggatagatggatggatggatagatggatgtatagatagatggatgtatagatggatggatggatggatggatgatggatggatggatggatggatggatagatagatagatggatggatggatggatagatggatggatggatggatgaatagatggatggatagatggatggatagatggatggatagatagatggatggatagatagatggatggatagatggatggatagatagatggatgatagatggatgatagatggatggatggatagatggatggatagatagatggatgatagatggatgaatagatggatggatagatagatggatggatggatagatagatgtatagatagatggatgtatagatggatggatggatggatggatggatggatagatggatggatggatggatgacttACAGGTTTATCCAACACTAGCTGACTATGAAcaaaaagtccaagaatccagtagttgctcagtccatgaggctggaggTCTCATCAGGTTTTGCTAGCAAGGAGAGGGAAGCAGGCAaggagcaaaagcttccttcttccatgtcctcatAGACTTCCTCCAGCAGAAGGAGTGGTCCAGattagatctggattaaaggtgtcttCCCAACTCAAGATCTGAATTCAAGGTGTCCAGATTAGAAGCAGACCTTTCCATTTCAAATAAGCAAAAGTCCTTACAGCTGGGCCATCTATTTTTGGGTTttaattaattccagatgtagttatgttgacaaccaagaatagccatcacataGTGCTTAAGGAGAAACTGAGTACGACCCAACTTCACAGGCTTGGCTGGGGTTGGAAAGAACTTGGCCAGCAGTGTGAAAAACAGCAAAAGGTAGGTGCTGCTTCATTGTCAGGATGGGGTGGAGAATAATATGGCTGAAAAACTAGCAGGATAAAAAGAATGCaataatggagaaaaatgtatagcacaataaaaacaaggaaaaattaaaaaggaatgcAATAAGAAAGTGGCAGCTAAGACACAAGAAGTGAGAGCCTTGAGATGCAGATGCTCAGGAAAGCAACTGGAGCAAAGCAGAGTGATGGACAGGGACACGTTTAAAAGAAGTGGTCACTCTGCTCCTTACATCCCTGTTCTTCCACCTTCGTCCTTTGCTCCCCACCGGGCTACCTCTTCTCCATCCTTAGCTACTTCTGAAAATCAGAGAATCAGACAAGACATGTGGTCCCATGGTTTCTCAAGCCTATCTTGGCCTAAGCCCCAACTTCATACCAAATTACACAAAACAAGAAAGTACTTGATCTCTTTATTCTCAAAACATTATGGTGCTAAATAAAATCCAAGAGGTATTGGGTTAGTCTCTGGTCTCTGGTGCTTTAGGGGAGCCAGACTGGCCCAGGCGAGCACGAGTATGGTCTCCAGGTCTGGAAGGTACTGTCTTACACACACCCCAAGTGTGGTGGGCATGACTGGAAGGTGAACTGTTTTGAGAAGGCAGCTGAGCAAGAGGGACAGACATCAGAAGGGTGGAAGAAGAGCAAGGGGGAGGTGAAGGGCCGGAATCCTCAATCCTCCTCTTTCCTACGTGGACTCCAGTCAGCTGGCAGCCTGCTCGCGGGGCGGAATGCTCTCCATGAGGATCCAGACGAACTGCTCCAGTTTCTGTGCCGCTGCTTTCCCAGCCTCTAAGACTTCCTTGTGATTGGCCTTCTCCGGGTTTGCATAATCCATGACGACCTTGTTAGTAATAAGTGAGAAACCGAAGACGCGAAGCCCACAATGCCTGGCGACAATGACTTCTGGGACCGTGCTCATGcctgatggagagagggagaagaggaccGTCATGTGCTTCTCCTCACCCGCCACTCTCCTAATTCACTAAATCTCAGAAAGCAGCTAAATGAGTGTGGAACACGTGCTGACCACGTCTCTCCAGTAGCCCGACTAGTTTCTATACTCTAGTGCTCGTCTCAGGATGTGAGGTCAACTTCCAGCCACAGGTGCAGAAGGCAGCTGTGCTGATGTCTGCCGCTGTTGAAACTCAAGCTGGTCCACCACGTTCCCAGAAACCCAATTCCTCCTTCCCCAGATCCATTACCTTGTCCCCCCCTTCGCTATTTGACCAGATCCTTGCCTTCAGCCCCCAGCCAGCCAAATCCCGCTTCTCACCAACAGCATCTGCTCCCAGCATCCTCAGCAAGCGGCTCTCCGCCACAGTCTCGAAGTTGGGACCCGCCAGCATCACATAGGTGCCTTCCTGTAATTCCCGCTGCTCCCCCATTTGTTTCCAGGCGTTCAAAGCCTTCTGCCTCATATTCCGGTCATAAGCATCAGACATGGCAGGGAAACGGACGCCAAACCTGGAACACAGACAAATGGCACCAGTGGGCTTTCTTCCCCAACTCTTGGACAAATCTGGACCCCTGCAAAGAGAGCAAAGGGCGCAGATACGTACCTTTCATCGTTGGGGCCGCGGAGAGGGTTTTGGCCAGAGAAACCAGGTAGATTTATGTGATCCCGGATCAACATGATGTCTCCAACTTCAAAGCTGGGGTTGAGGCCTCCAGCTGCATTGGTGACTACCAGTGTGTCCACGCCCAGAAGATGGAAAACCCTCACTGGGAATGTCACCTTAGACAGTGAGTAGCCTTCGTAGGTATGGAACCTGCCCTGCATCATCACACAGGCCCGGCCATTCAGGAATCCAAACACCAGGCGGCCAGCGTGACCCGGCACtgcaaacagaaaaggaaaagcaaagtgaGTATGGCGGGCTTgatggcactcaggaggcagaagcaggcagattccCCGTCAGTTCCAGGTCGCCAGGGACGCAGAGTGAGAGCCCGCCTCAAACCGTGACCATTCTTTCCTGcaacacacacactggcactTACTAGAAACCACTCGTTGTGCTTAACATAAGATGATATAATTAAACACAGGACAACAGAAGTCTGGTGACCAGGTCGTCATAATCATACAAATGGAACTAGGTGTGAGGTGAGAATATTTGATGTGAACattaacaaaacaacagaaaggatTTCAAAAGATGTTTCCAAAGATGGAGAaacttgtgtgttttgtttcttttacgtTCTTCTGGtcacagttttccttccctcctctcctcccactcccctccctcacccctctGCTCCCATGCCCCGATCTTCTACTCCTTCAGTTCTGTTTGGCAAAAGGCAGGTTTCCATGAGTATCAGCAAAACATGGTATGTCAAAGAGAAACTCATATGTGAAGGAGCAAAAGTGAGTACAAACCAAAGTTAGCATCAGTGGACTCAGTAACTACAGGCCTTTCCTGAGATTTCCCAAGTTCTAAGCTGTGTCTGATAATCAACTCTAACTATGCCAGCATCCCAAAGTCGAACAAGGAGGAAGAGTCCGTTTGAGACCCAGACAACTCGTTCTTACAATACCCATGCGGAGAACGTGGGGCTAGGGAGCAAGATTAACTGTTATCACCATCCCCATCTGACAGTGTCCTCTAGCTAAACTTCTTGAAGGAATGGATCTATCTGCCAGGAAGAGGAACTAGAACCAAGAAGAATCATAAGAAAATACTAGTAATAGAACAAGTTGACATACCTGAAAAATCCCCCAAATGAAAAGTAAGTCAATCAACTTCAAAGCAACTCATCACTTAGCACTGGGCTCTCGTCTGGAAGGAGTGGCAGATGCGGTTGATGCCACTACTATTTTCCTTTGCTCTTCTCTCTTTAACGTTTCTACTCCTTATCCCCATACCTCCCTACTTTGGCCTTCCAAACTTGCACCAAAggagatacattttttaaagaagcaaaaatcAAGTACTCTTGCTTGCCCTGTTTCACCTGGCCTTTCTAACCTGAGCCCATGTTTCCAGGCTGCGGTCGCAGGGCTACACTGAGATGCCGGGGCTCCATAATAATGGGGCATATGGGTCCCTTCCCAAAGCTGCTGTAACCACATGTTCTCTATACTAATCCCTGTGTGCGTACATAACCACGTGGTGGCCATAGCGTTACTGTCGGTATGTGTATCTACGCTGTGGATGGAGATGACAGACGGCAGGAGACACTGGGAGTGGACATGTCCTTGTCCGGGGCTTCAGATACTGCTTCCTCCACTGAAGCCACGGACTGGAGGAGAGAGCACGACAGAGTGTGTGTgcaaacaggtgtgtgtgtgtgtgtgtgtgtgtgtgcacgcacgcgggAGCGTTGTGGTGTGAAGGCAGCTggagggagtcagttctttccttttagtACATGGATCTTGGGGACTGAACATCATGTCTGAGGACAGgtaactggtgtaggaggtccttctgtctatgtgttgctttcattggtaaataaaggaactgccttggcctgatgataggacagaatttaggagggtggggaagacagaactgaatgctggaagaaagggcagagtctgagacgccatggatctgctgccagagatagatgtgccgAATCTTTgacggtaagccactgccatgtggttatatacagattaatagaaatgggttaaattaatataagagttagccaataagaagctggagctaatgggccaagcagtgttttaattaatagtttctgtgtggttatttcagttctgggcggcCAGAgtgaacaagcagctccttgcTACAGCAACTTTTcctgctgagcaatctcaccaAGGCAGCACACGCACAGGACATACTATAGAATTTCACCACCTtaacatatacccacacacaataGAATTTCAATCAGGGCAATTTCTTTCTAAAGTCATTCTGATTCCACAGTAGTCAAATGATAGGACAAAAGTAGAAACATCTCCTTGATTAGATTCCACATAAGTtcattatggtggtttgaataagaatggcccccactcTGGTTGATAGTGGTActcacctttaataccagcaatgggaggcagaggcaggcagctctgtgagtttgagaccagcctggtctacaaagcaacccagagaaaccctgtctccaaaaacaaaaaacaaaacaaagcaatcaagcaaacaaaaaaagaatggccCCAAGGTGCATAGACTCAACtcttagtcaccagggaagtgtggccttgttggagaagtgtgtcactggggctgggcttgGCCTTAGGACGTAGCTCTTGTCTGTGGCTCTAGTGTCAAGCATGCTGCCATGCCCCACaacatgataatggactaaacctcagacATGGAAAGAAAGCCCCAAAGTAAATGCATTCTTTCCCTAGAGTTTCCTCGGTCATCGCGTCTCTTCACCCACCAACATCTCCCAGTCCCAGCCAGTACCTGTGCTTTTGGGAAAGTTGGGTATCTCACTGTACTCAAAGACCTGGGCCTCAGTTAACTTAGCAGTCAGACCTCCTAACCCAGAACCACAGATCACCGCCACTTGAGGTCGATGCGTAGTGTGAGACCGAAGCCACTCAGCGGTGCTCTGATAATCTTCATAAGAGAatctggaaggaaggaaacaaagtgaGTTCACCTGCTGTTTCAAGTACATAGGAAAATGGCTGTTAGCGCAGAAAACCTGCTGGGTATTCTACCGCAGCAGAGGACTGTTTACTCCTCcacttccccatctctcctttgAACCAGTCCACTAACCGTCTGATGTGAAACACCCTTCATCCCAGAGCGCGAGAAAAGTTAATGTAGCCTGTTTCATTAACGCACCCCGCAGGGCTCTGCCACTAAGTTGCACCCAGCACTTGGAGGCCCATACCTCTCCTGGTGACAGACATAGAACCAAGTTTCAGAGTTATGATGCAGAATCAAACCACAGAGAGGACTCAGAATGAATTAAGGCCttcccaaaggccagtttcttgctttttgttttgcttttttttttgtttgagacaaacaaaaaaagtctcCCTACTTTGCCTACACTAATCTCCAACTCCTGGGCTCGGTGAATTTTCTCACCCCAGCCTACCACTAGAGTAACTAGGACTTAAAGCAGCTCTTtggatgaaatttttttttctagttttgttttgaaacaggatttctctgggtagctccgtctgtcctggaactcactctgtagaccaggctgacctcaaactcacagagatcggtctgcctctacctcctgagtgattaaaggcatgtgccaccaccacccagcacaggtgaaattttttaaatttaatttttaatttaaaagtttgatTTAGTTGgagcatacgtgtgtgtgtgtgtgtgtgtgtgtgtgtgtgtgtgtgtcagtgggtGGGTCCCAAGGGCAGAACGTGCAGGGTTTGCAGTGACCGCCTTCACCTTTGGAGTCATGTCACCAGccctgaactttttatttttattacttattaataAGCAATAAGAACACTCCTAGTAGAAGTCTATTATGAGCCTTAGTTCCTCTGGACATGTTTGTTAAACTTGCTAAAAAAAATCaggagtggtgcacacctttaataccagcactcgggaggcagaggcagatgtatctctgtaAGACccaggccagcctcgtctacaaatcgagttctaggacaggcaccagagctacacagagaaatcctgtctcaagaaaccaaagggtttaaaaaaaaaaaaaaacccagatccTTCTCACTCACAGTCCCAAGTCCAGTTCCATCACAACTAACTGTAAAGATTAAAGATTGCTCTTTGACACGGAACATATATTGAGCACAATTAGCTGGACGGTgttggctcacacttttaatcccagcacttgggaggcagaggcaggcggatctctgtgagttcaaggccagcctggtctacaagagctagttccaggacaggcatcaaagctacagagaaaccctgtcttgaacccccccccccaaaaaaataaaaattgagcaCAACTAAAAAAACCtcaacaagattttttttcttccagcaaGAAAGTCTTAAGTCCCAGTGGCAGCCCCAGACTTTAGGATAAGGAGCCCAGCCTGGAGGTATAGGaggtctttgtgacacacacagtcacaagaAGAATTATAGGAGACAAAGAGGGTGGCAACACAACAGGTTACCCTCAATGAAACAGCTAGGGCGGGGAGAGAGCAAGTCACAGGGCGacaaaaatagcaagaaatgaATGAAACCGCAACCCGAAGGGCGGGAAGAAATGGGGCATGACAACTGGCCATATCCAGCCACAGTGCAGTTCTCAAGAACATCTGACCCTGTGGTTATCCCTACAGCTCTGCTGGTGAATTAATCTGGAAATTCCCAACGCAAAACGgagggttttgtttatttgtttgtttgtttttcggaCAGAAAAGAATGGAAGTCTTCTGAGCAGATCAATAAATATTTCTCAGCTTTCAGAGACTCCATTCCCAACTTGTTAATGCGACGTCTagtttggaggaaagaaaggggctGTCTTGGAAAGTGAGCAATTTTCCTTCTAGAGGAGGAACTACGGGCTAGCACAAGAGAGTTATGGTCTGGTTACCTGGACCTCTAGAATGCAAAGTTGTGTTATGAAGTGGCCAGGGCTGTACCCGCTTCTCCACAAgcatcccagcacacacagaggcaccagTTCCCGACAGGAGTCGCCTACACTGCGCTAACCTGTTCCTTCCTGCTCCGGGCGCCCGGCAGCTGGATTCCCGCGCCCGCCCGCCCCAGCGTTCCGGAACCCCGAGTCCGCCGCCGGGCTCCGCGCCAGGCCTCTCCGCGTCCCCCGCGGCGGGCTCGCTCCTTGCCTGGGCCCAGCCCGCTAAGCTCCCAGGTCTCGGCTACAGCCCGTCCACTCGTCAGAGCGTCCCGTCCCGGGGCCCCACACTCACTCGTTGTTCTCCATGGTGTCACCGACGGCCGCGCCGAGATCCTGCCCTTTCCGCTCCGCAGGCGACACCGCCCGAGTCTGGCCAACGCTGTTAGTGCACGGTGCTCCGGGCCCGGCTTTATAGCCCCGGCCGGAGGCGCCAGCCAATGGCAGCGGCCTCGTCTCCATGGTGACACACCCTCATCCAGAGGTGTGCCAGGAAGCCTCGCCGGAGTCCTCTCCAGTCTAGGGCACCCAGCATCTCGACCCGCACACAGTCACGGTCCTCCCAGCCAGGAAAGGAGGCCTGTGTGGGCAGAGGACTAGATGCAGGGTGGAGAGCCCCGGAACCCTCGACCTGCAACTCCATTCTCCGCTGCGCTATTGTGTAAGAATTTGGAAAGTGAAAAAAATTCAAGCCATAGGTTGTGCAATCCTAGAATAGAATGAAGCAAAACGTTGACTAAGTTACTTTCGGGAATAGGGAAGTGGGGCCACGCGGGAGACAGGGCTGACTTGGTGCCTCCCGGATCTGCGGGAACACACAGCTCGAGGTTGGGTCTAAGACTGCTTGGCTCCTAGACACAGACAGGATTGGCGACAACTGGAATGGATGCACCGTACCGGGTCCAGGCAATTCTGCCAACCCTGAGAACTGTCAGGAAGAAAACTCATGCAACAGAATTatacacacaacaccacacacctAAACGGTATACCGCTGTGCTAAGCATTCGAAATTCCTCCTCCTTAACCAAACCTTACTTAGATCTCAAAATCcgttttctgcctctctcctgggAGCTCTCTCCTGCCTGCTGTTTTACCACAACTCAAGCCACTGTTTCTCAATCCTATTTTTctcattcacttaaaaatatctATTGAGCCTTAACTACGCACCAGTTTAATAGCTGGAAAGCcggtgtacacacctttaaccccagagatcaggacagaagca
Above is a window of Microtus pennsylvanicus isolate mMicPen1 chromosome 15, mMicPen1.hap1, whole genome shotgun sequence DNA encoding:
- the Pnp gene encoding purine nucleoside phosphorylase, with translation METRPLPLAGASGRGYKAGPGAPCTNSVGQTRAVSPAERKGQDLGAAVGDTMENNEFSYEDYQSTAEWLRSHTTHRPQVAVICGSGLGGLTAKLTEAQVFEYSEIPNFPKSTVPGHAGRLVFGFLNGRACVMMQGRFHTYEGYSLSKVTFPVRVFHLLGVDTLVVTNAAGGLNPSFEVGDIMLIRDHINLPGFSGQNPLRGPNDERFGVRFPAMSDAYDRNMRQKALNAWKQMGEQRELQEGTYVMLAGPNFETVAESRLLRMLGADAVGMSTVPEVIVARHCGLRVFGFSLITNKVVMDYANPEKANHKEVLEAGKAAAQKLEQFVWILMESIPPREQAAS